CATGAATTATTGTTTGAAAATATATTGTAAATGTATCTATAAATTAAAGTAATGTGAATGCACTACTTTTTTTGTTTAAAAATATAAGGTATGGTATAATATAAGAAAAAATATATGTGAAAAAGGACGGTGGAAGTCGTGAGTAAAAAGAGATTGCCAATAGGTGTAACTGACTTTAAAAAAATAATAGAAGGTAACTACTATTATGTTGATAAAACAAACTTTATAGCAGAGATATTGGAGAAAAAAGCAGAGGCCACACTAATAACAAGACCTAGACGTTTTGGTAAAACACTTAGCATGACAACACTAAAATACTTTTTAGATATAAAAAATGGTGAAGAAAATAGAAAACTTTTTAAAGATTTAAATATAGAGAGTACTGAATATATGCATGAGCAGGGAAAATATCCAGTGATATATTTAACTTTGAAAGACTGTGAGGGAGAAAATTACTCAGAGTTTTTAGAGGAGTTTAAAGATATAATTGTAAATTTATATGAAGAGCATAAAGAGTTAAAAGAGATATTAGATGAAATTGATTTGGAGAAATATGAATCTATACAGAAAAGAAAGGATAGTGCAAGATATAAAAAGTCTTTGGACTATTTAGCGAAATTATATTATAGATATACAGGTTTAAAGCCGGTGATATTAATAGACGAATACGATGCACCAATGATAAAAGCAAATGAGCATGGATATTATGAAGAGATAAAAGATTTTATTGGTGGATTTTATGGAAGCGCACTAAAAGATGGTGTTACAGCTTTTTCAGTGATAACAGGAATACTAAGAGTTGCAAAAGAATCTATATTTTCAACACTAAATAACTTAAAAGTAAGTACAATATTAAGCGAAGACTATTTATACTTTGGAATGGAAGAGTGGGAAGTGGAAGAGGCACTGAAATATTATGACCTTGAGACAACTTTAGAGGACACAAAACTTTGGTATAACGGTTATCTTTTTGGAACTAAAAAAGTGTATAATCCATGGAGCATACTAAATCATTGTGACACTGGAAAATTACAAAGTTATTGGGTGAATACAAGTGCGAATAAACTAATAATGGAGATACTAGAAAAAAGTGATGAAAAAATCAATGATATATTTTATGATCTATTAAATGGAAAGAAAGTCTCGACATTATTAAATGACTATATGATATTTGGTGAAGAGTACAGCGATAGTACTGTGCTGTATTTAATGTTTTCAGCAGGTTACTTAACAATAGATGGTATGTCAGAAGAATGGGAAGATGAATACTATATCCGAATACCAAACTATGAAGTAAAAAAATATTTTAAACTAACATTTATAGATATAATTGGAAAAAATAGTAAAAATAGTTTTTCTGATTTGGAAAAAGCTTTGGTAGCAGGAAAAGTTAAAGGGATAAGTTCTGTGGAAGAAAAAATTAATAAAATGTTTAGATCTAGTATGAGTTACCACGATGGAGATAAACAGGAGAAGTTTTATCATAATTTAGTTTTAGGAATGCTAATAGGGTTAGATAGATATTTTCATGTATTATCAAATAGAGAAGAGGGACTTGGAAGGTATGACTTAGCCTTAGAACCAAAGGATAAAAATGGTTATGGATATATATTTGAGTTTAAGGTGGCCAAGAGTTCAAGTGAAGAGGATATGGATTTAGCTGGAGAGGTAGCGCTGGATCAAATAGATAAAAAAATGTATGAAACAGGAATGAGAGATAGAGGAATCAATAAAATAGTAAAACTAGGAATGGTTTTTAGTGGAAAAAGTTTAAGGTTTTATGAAGGGTAAAGAAGGAATAAAATATATAGATACAATATTTTTACAGCTGCTGAACTAAAAACTTGTTTTAATGTGAAAAAAGTGTTATTATATATCGAAAAACACACACAGGGGGACAAACAACAAATGAACAAAAGAATCATACTACTAGCGGCATCATTACTAGTTTTAAGTCAAGCAACACTATCAAAGGAACGTACTTTTTTAACAAAGGCCAATGGGTATTCTGGTGAAATAAAGTTAGAGGTTATAGCAGAAGGACAAGAAGTGAAAGATATAAAGATTGTATCACACAATGAAACAGTTCCTGTTATGACAAGAGCGTTTCCTATGCTAAAAGAGAGAATCTTAGAGGCTCAATCACCAATAGTAGATAGTGTTTCTGGAGCAACACATACATCTACAGCTATAAAAAGAGCAGTAAATGATGTTTATAAACAACTAGGAAAAGATTATGGAAGAATTACAGCGAGAACAAAAGGACCTGAGTTACCAGTTGCCTATTTAGAGCCTGTATCTACAGATCTTGTAATTGTAGGAGGAGGACCAGCTGGATTAGCAGCAGCTATATCAGCAAAAGAGCAGGGACTAAAAAATGTAATTTTAATTGAAAAAATGGATATGCTAAGTGGTAATGGAAAGTTTGATATGAACTTCTATGATTTAATAAATTCAGAGGCTCAAAAAGCTAATGGAATGAATGATACAGTAGAAAGTTTAATAAAGGACAATACAAATTCAATGGATACACCAGAGCGTACAAGAACTCAAGCTGAAGGAGCCTTTGTTTTAGATAAATGGTTGAGAGAGATGGGAATTAAATTAAATTACCATTATGGAAAAAGAGGGCACATGGCTGAAAAGAATGTGTATGCTGGTGAAGTTATACAGGATAAAATGGAAGCTAGAGCAAAAGAGTTAGGAGTAGATATTCGTACTTCAACAAAAGGTCTAGATTTAATTATAAATAACGGTGTTGCAACAGGGGTAAAAGTTCAAAACAAAAATAATTTTTATGATATAAATGCAAAAGCTGTGGTAGTTGCAACAGGTGGATTCTCAGCTAATCCAGAGTTATTAGAAAAATATGCTCCAGGAACAGAGAAATTACAGCACTCAAATCAAATTAGTGCTACGGGAGATTTAATTCCAGTATTTGAAAAAAATAATATTCAATTAGCTAATTTAGAAGTAATGAATCTGATTCCATTTATTTTAGGATCAACAAGAGATTTAGCAGGTCCTAATGGTGATGGAATGATGTTAGTTAATATAAATGGAGAGAGATTTACAAAGGAACATATAACTAAAGATGAAAGAATGGATATGGCTAAAAAGATGTTAGCTCAACCAGAAGCCAAAGTGTTCTATGTATTTGATAAAAAGTTATATGATTCGAGCTATCGTTTACAAAAACATACAAAAAAAGGATACCATTTAGTTGCGAACTCAATAGAGGAGTTAGCAGAGAAAATGGGAGTACCAGTGGCAACATTTAAAGAAACAGTAGTAAATTACAATAAAGGAGTACGTGGAGAGGTAAAAGATCCATTTAGAGAGGCTAAAGCAAAAAGAGAGTTTGATATGAGTGGACCATTCTATGCAGTTTTAGTTGAGCCAGCTGTTCATATGACAAGAGGAGGAGTTGTAGCTAACGAGAAAACTGAGGTTATTCAAAACAATGGAGAGATAGTAAAAGGGCTTTTTGCAGCTGGAGAGGTAACAAGTACAAGTGCAGCATATAGTGCGTCTGTAATATTTGGACGTGTAGCTGGGGAAAATGCAGTGAAGTTTATAAATAAAAAATAGTGAAACTTGGAATTGGATTAAAGTTTTACAAATAACATAAAAATTTTCTCATATATATTCATAATATGGATGAATGTCTCTACGACCTACCGTAAATAGGTCACTATGAGAAGAGACACACATATATTTGAAATATATTTTTATATTTTCATCTGATTTATTGAAGTCTTTTCTTGTAATAGAGAAAAGACTTTTTTTATTTTTAAAGAAAAATATAAAATTTTAGGAAATCATGCTATATGACATAGAATTTTTTATAGAAATATATTAGTATTAAATAAAATTAATATAGTATGTAAATAAAAAATATTTAGAGTATATGGCATAAAAAAGGGGAGTAATGTCAAATATGGAAAAATGTAATGATTTACTTAATATTATTTATATAACAAAAGATGAGAAATGGAAAACAAATCCTAATTTGAAATTAATAAAAAATCATCTTAATGAACACATGCAAATAAGAGTTGTAAAAGAAGGAGAAAAAATACATCAGTATGATAAAACACAAAAGTATATACATTATGTAATAGTTGGAAAATATTTTCATTATCGAGAACTAAAGATAGGAAAAAGAAATCTAATAGCTTTAAATGAAGCTCCAGAATGGATTGGAATGGATAGAGTTTTGGATAAAGAAAATGCAAATATAACAGAAGATTATGTGACAGAAGAGTGTATTGTAATAGATGTAGAAAAAGAGTATTTTATAGAATGTCTTCAGAAAAATGGAGAGATGTCATTATATATTATAAAAAATTTATTAAAGAAAATGTCATTAACATCAAGCCGTGCAGAGAGTATGCTAATTAATGATGCAAAATTACAATTTTTATGTTGGTTAAATGACTACTGGAGAAATAACCACAAAGGGGAAGATAGATTAATTATTAAATTAAAAAATGACTATATTATGGATAATATAGGAATAAGTACTAGAACTTTTTATCGTATATTGAGAGAGTTAAAAGAAGAGGAACTAATTGTTACAGAAAAAGGAAACATAGTTATAAATAATCTACAGATAGAAAAAATAAAAAATATATTATAAATTCAACGGGAGGATTAAATGAAGGAATTAAGAAGTGGAGAGATATCATTAGATATTCCGAGGTATTCGTCGGAGCCTGAAGCGGGAAGGGCTAAAAATAAAAATATACTGGTGGATATTTTTAAGTATTCTTTAGGCGGATTAGGGGTAACACTTGCAACAAATTTAACTATGTCATATTTAAACTTTTTTTTAACAGATATTTTTGGAATCACAGCTTTTGCTGTAGCTGGAATAATGTTAGTTTCAAGAATTGTAGATGCTATAACAGATCCTGTTATGGGAATGGGAGCAGATAGAACAAGATCTCGTTGGGGAAAATTTAGACCTTGGATGATATTTTTTGCACCTGTACTAGGTTTTGCTGTATTTTTACTTTTTTATACACCGAATATTCCAGAAAGTATGAAAGTTATATACGCTTACGGAGTATTTATATTTTATTCAATAGCTATAACAATTGTATCTATACCATATTTTGCATTAGTGCCAGTTATTTCGAAAGACTCACATACGAGAACAATTATTATCTCTTGGAAAAGTGTAATGTGTCAAGTGGCGGTATTATGTATATCAACTTTTGCACTGCCTATGGTAAATATGTTTGGCGGTGGACAAAAAGGATGGGCAACTTTTGGGGCAATTGTTGGAATAGCAGCAACTATTTTTGTGTGGATTGCAGCAGATGGAGCTAAGGCTCATGATGTTTCTAGCAATACAGAAGAGTTAAAAAATAGAGCTAAAGAAAGTAAATCAAAAAATGATTTTAAAGTTCTTTTAAAAACAAAACCACTTTTAGTTCTTGTAGTAGCTTTTGGATTATCAATGTTTGCAAATACTCTTGTAAATTCAGCAAATATGTATTATTTTAAA
This genomic window from Cetobacterium sp. NK01 contains:
- a CDS encoding Crp/Fnr family transcriptional regulator, translating into MEKCNDLLNIIYITKDEKWKTNPNLKLIKNHLNEHMQIRVVKEGEKIHQYDKTQKYIHYVIVGKYFHYRELKIGKRNLIALNEAPEWIGMDRVLDKENANITEDYVTEECIVIDVEKEYFIECLQKNGEMSLYIIKNLLKKMSLTSSRAESMLINDAKLQFLCWLNDYWRNNHKGEDRLIIKLKNDYIMDNIGISTRTFYRILRELKEEELIVTEKGNIVINNLQIEKIKNIL
- a CDS encoding AAA family ATPase, with the protein product MSKKRLPIGVTDFKKIIEGNYYYVDKTNFIAEILEKKAEATLITRPRRFGKTLSMTTLKYFLDIKNGEENRKLFKDLNIESTEYMHEQGKYPVIYLTLKDCEGENYSEFLEEFKDIIVNLYEEHKELKEILDEIDLEKYESIQKRKDSARYKKSLDYLAKLYYRYTGLKPVILIDEYDAPMIKANEHGYYEEIKDFIGGFYGSALKDGVTAFSVITGILRVAKESIFSTLNNLKVSTILSEDYLYFGMEEWEVEEALKYYDLETTLEDTKLWYNGYLFGTKKVYNPWSILNHCDTGKLQSYWVNTSANKLIMEILEKSDEKINDIFYDLLNGKKVSTLLNDYMIFGEEYSDSTVLYLMFSAGYLTIDGMSEEWEDEYYIRIPNYEVKKYFKLTFIDIIGKNSKNSFSDLEKALVAGKVKGISSVEEKINKMFRSSMSYHDGDKQEKFYHNLVLGMLIGLDRYFHVLSNREEGLGRYDLALEPKDKNGYGYIFEFKVAKSSSEEDMDLAGEVALDQIDKKMYETGMRDRGINKIVKLGMVFSGKSLRFYEG
- a CDS encoding MFS transporter, encoding MKELRSGEISLDIPRYSSEPEAGRAKNKNILVDIFKYSLGGLGVTLATNLTMSYLNFFLTDIFGITAFAVAGIMLVSRIVDAITDPVMGMGADRTRSRWGKFRPWMIFFAPVLGFAVFLLFYTPNIPESMKVIYAYGVFIFYSIAITIVSIPYFALVPVISKDSHTRTIIISWKSVMCQVAVLCISTFALPMVNMFGGGQKGWATFGAIVGIAATIFVWIAADGAKAHDVSSNTEELKNRAKESKSKNDFKVLLKTKPLLVLVVAFGLSMFANTLVNSANMYYFKYILNKQNWIPTVMAVSMGASIFASMILPKVEGIFGKKKAFMYSTLICVIPLILLGLNPNVTSIYALLAQLVLFGFMYGIASALPWAMIPDCIDYAEWKYGVQPNGLFTATFTFVQKCGIAIGGFLSSFLLGIAGFVANKDQVESSLKMIISLRFIIPAILFVLVVVVLYFYEITPEKTKEISKELEKRRDVA
- a CDS encoding FAD-binding protein — protein: MNKRIILLAASLLVLSQATLSKERTFLTKANGYSGEIKLEVIAEGQEVKDIKIVSHNETVPVMTRAFPMLKERILEAQSPIVDSVSGATHTSTAIKRAVNDVYKQLGKDYGRITARTKGPELPVAYLEPVSTDLVIVGGGPAGLAAAISAKEQGLKNVILIEKMDMLSGNGKFDMNFYDLINSEAQKANGMNDTVESLIKDNTNSMDTPERTRTQAEGAFVLDKWLREMGIKLNYHYGKRGHMAEKNVYAGEVIQDKMEARAKELGVDIRTSTKGLDLIINNGVATGVKVQNKNNFYDINAKAVVVATGGFSANPELLEKYAPGTEKLQHSNQISATGDLIPVFEKNNIQLANLEVMNLIPFILGSTRDLAGPNGDGMMLVNINGERFTKEHITKDERMDMAKKMLAQPEAKVFYVFDKKLYDSSYRLQKHTKKGYHLVANSIEELAEKMGVPVATFKETVVNYNKGVRGEVKDPFREAKAKREFDMSGPFYAVLVEPAVHMTRGGVVANEKTEVIQNNGEIVKGLFAAGEVTSTSAAYSASVIFGRVAGENAVKFINKK